The proteins below are encoded in one region of Shewanella algae:
- a CDS encoding DUF1415 domain-containing protein codes for MATDSMMGSQTIAAQTQAWVKEVIMKYNICPFARREVERDSIRYTVCEESRMDTALQALLDECQYLDEHPQAETSLFILPRGFEGFHLYLDLLAFAEQLLFEEGYEGVYQLASFHPDYCFEGEAQDDAANYTNRAPYPTLHIIREASMEQALAEYDDPESIPERNIAFARRKGSEFFAKLLQNCLSRKP; via the coding sequence ATGGCCACAGACTCCATGATGGGATCCCAGACTATCGCCGCCCAGACCCAGGCTTGGGTCAAGGAGGTGATCATGAAGTACAACATCTGCCCCTTCGCCAGACGGGAAGTCGAGCGCGACTCGATTCGTTACACAGTTTGCGAAGAAAGCCGTATGGATACTGCCTTGCAGGCGTTGCTGGACGAGTGCCAATATCTGGATGAGCACCCACAAGCGGAAACCAGCCTGTTCATTCTGCCGAGGGGCTTTGAAGGCTTTCACCTCTATCTGGATCTGTTGGCCTTTGCCGAGCAGCTGTTATTCGAAGAGGGTTATGAAGGGGTTTACCAGTTGGCCAGCTTTCACCCCGACTATTGTTTCGAAGGGGAGGCCCAGGATGATGCCGCCAACTATACCAACAGAGCGCCCTATCCGACCTTGCACATCATACGTGAAGCCAGTATGGAACAGGCCCTGGCCGAATATGATGATCCTGAGTCGATTCCCGAGCGCAACATCGCCTTTGCCCGCCGCAAGGGCAGCGAATTCTTCGCCAAACTGCTGCAAAACTGCCTGAGCCGAAAACCATAA
- a CDS encoding DUF2797 domain-containing protein — MLGTLDKMAVALDENHLAQYTLRVAEQRLALNPLIGKSLTLSHTGNIFCCNCGKKTKKSYSQGHCYVCMQKLASCDLCVMKPETCHYDQGTCREPEWGDTHCMVPHYVYLSNTSGIKVGITRHTQLPTRWLDQGATQGLPIFKVSSRQLSGLIEVELAKLIADKTNWQAMLKGNNNEIDLKAKAETLLPSIETRLHELAMSRGDYKIERLTEAETQIHYPISEFPKKIKSHNFDKEAVVSGTLMGIKGQYLLFDTGVINIRKFTSYEVEVSY, encoded by the coding sequence ATGCTTGGAACACTGGATAAGATGGCCGTCGCCCTGGACGAGAACCATCTGGCACAATACACCCTCAGAGTGGCTGAACAGCGCCTGGCGTTGAACCCTTTGATAGGCAAGAGTTTAACCCTGAGTCACACGGGTAACATCTTCTGCTGCAACTGCGGTAAGAAGACCAAGAAGAGTTACTCCCAGGGCCACTGTTATGTCTGTATGCAGAAACTCGCCAGCTGCGATCTCTGCGTGATGAAACCTGAAACCTGCCACTATGATCAGGGAACCTGCCGCGAACCCGAATGGGGTGACACCCATTGCATGGTGCCCCACTATGTTTACCTGTCCAATACCTCGGGAATAAAGGTCGGCATTACCCGCCACACCCAGTTGCCCACCCGCTGGCTGGATCAGGGAGCCACCCAGGGGCTGCCGATATTCAAGGTCAGCAGCAGGCAGCTTTCCGGCCTTATCGAAGTCGAACTGGCCAAACTGATTGCCGACAAGACCAACTGGCAGGCGATGCTCAAGGGCAACAACAACGAGATAGATCTCAAGGCCAAGGCCGAAACGCTATTGCCGAGTATCGAAACCCGCTTGCACGAGCTGGCAATGAGCCGCGGTGATTACAAGATAGAGAGATTGACCGAGGCAGAGACGCAAATTCACTACCCGATCAGTGAGTTTCCAAAGAAGATCAAGTCCCATAACTTTGACAAAGAAGCCGTTGTCAGCGGCACTCTGATGGGCATCAAGGGTCAGTACCTGCTTTTCGATACCGGAGTAATCAATATCCGCAAGTTCACCTCTTATGAAGTGGAAGTCAGCTACTGA
- a CDS encoding glycine cleavage system protein R has product MLRYLITLQVPDRKGLVEQIAHAVSRHGGNWLDSELRHIDGIFAAILLLEVPSEHWDDLLDALECIDGMALTSARAGQQQKYIKRLSFNLVAYDRPGLVLDISNRINALGINIEQFSSKFETAGHTGIALFRATISLGLTDPMQEERLTESLYSIGDDLVLDKLNLT; this is encoded by the coding sequence ATGCTTCGTTACCTTATCACACTGCAAGTCCCTGACAGAAAAGGATTGGTTGAGCAGATTGCCCATGCGGTCAGCCGCCACGGTGGCAACTGGCTCGACTCGGAATTACGTCATATAGACGGGATTTTTGCCGCTATTTTGCTGCTTGAGGTTCCCAGCGAACACTGGGATGACCTGCTCGATGCCCTGGAGTGCATCGATGGTATGGCGCTCACCAGCGCCAGGGCCGGCCAGCAGCAGAAATATATCAAACGCCTGAGTTTCAACCTGGTGGCCTACGACAGGCCCGGGCTGGTGCTGGACATTTCCAACAGGATCAATGCCCTGGGCATCAATATCGAGCAATTCAGCAGCAAGTTTGAAACCGCGGGCCATACCGGCATCGCCCTGTTTCGGGCCACCATCAGCCTGGGATTGACCGACCCTATGCAGGAGGAGCGCCTGACCGAATCTCTCTACAGCATAGGTGATGATCTGGTATTGGATAAGCTGAATCTGACCTGA
- a CDS encoding ABC transporter permease subunit, with protein MESQVIQPASASKDLLVSKGSGRRAFKDKAAQIGVTVGGTMVFVALLLIFFYLLYVIKPVFDGASVEPVTEVSLPASSDKTLMVGSDEQNELLYRVGDQGVVDFFRVKGEQQHQQVKLPVPDSSKVVSSAVSAPSQQLFALGLDNGQLLLAGVEFGVSYPNNQRLITPKVKYPLGESALTVAEDGSPLKNLAFGYGSESMSFAYQDSQNRWQLTKMVGEENMMTEEVEWNTQTMPLPDAPSRTEHQLMTPDQRQLLLQSGNKIFVYNIQYVDEISLQQVIDVEKAKAKVTSLSLLAGASSLLVGYDSGVVAQYFQVASDRGRVYQEIREFSGLGKVDTIASEFYRKSFATVSPEGELSLLYTTSERELFDKKFDLKAPGVMGFSPRSNALIIEDGSKLHLYAVDNDHPEVSWSALWNKVWYEGYPEPQFVWQSTSGSDDFEAKLSLMPLAFGTLKAAFYAMLFAVPLAIAGAIYTAYFMSPKVRSIVKPTIEIMEALPTVILGFLAGLWLAPLIEEHLPGILALLLLLPISIVTSAYAWSKLPGRIKAILPETYQELMLIPVICFVGWFSFAISPAIEVAFFHGDTRQFITNELGITFDQRNALVVGIAMGFAVIPTIFSIAEDAIFSVPRHLSNGSLALGATPWQTLTRVVLLTASPGIFSAVMMGLGRAVGETMIVLMATGNTAIMEWSVFEGMRTLAANIAVEMPESAIGSSHYRVLFLAAFVLFIFTFLFNTVAEVVRQRLRDRYSSL; from the coding sequence ATGGAAAGTCAGGTCATTCAGCCTGCTTCTGCGTCGAAAGATCTGTTGGTGAGCAAAGGCTCCGGCCGCAGAGCCTTCAAGGATAAGGCCGCGCAGATAGGGGTAACAGTGGGCGGAACCATGGTGTTCGTCGCCCTTTTGTTGATCTTTTTCTATCTGCTTTACGTGATTAAGCCGGTGTTTGACGGCGCCAGTGTTGAACCCGTCACCGAAGTGAGCCTGCCGGCCAGTTCAGACAAGACGCTGATGGTGGGCAGTGACGAGCAAAATGAACTGCTCTATCGGGTCGGTGACCAAGGCGTGGTGGATTTCTTCAGGGTCAAAGGCGAACAGCAGCACCAACAGGTGAAACTGCCTGTGCCGGATTCGAGCAAAGTGGTCAGCAGCGCCGTCAGCGCCCCAAGCCAGCAGTTGTTTGCCCTCGGACTGGATAACGGTCAACTCTTGTTGGCCGGGGTCGAGTTTGGTGTCAGCTATCCCAATAACCAGCGTCTGATCACGCCCAAGGTCAAGTATCCACTGGGGGAGTCGGCACTGACGGTTGCCGAGGATGGCTCGCCACTCAAGAATCTCGCCTTCGGCTATGGCTCGGAGAGCATGAGCTTTGCCTACCAGGACAGCCAGAATCGCTGGCAACTGACCAAGATGGTCGGCGAAGAGAACATGATGACAGAGGAAGTGGAGTGGAACACACAAACCATGCCACTGCCGGATGCGCCTTCCCGTACTGAACATCAACTCATGACCCCGGATCAGCGCCAACTGCTGCTGCAGTCCGGCAACAAAATTTTTGTCTACAACATTCAATATGTGGATGAAATCTCGCTGCAACAGGTGATAGATGTCGAGAAAGCCAAGGCCAAGGTCACCAGTTTGAGCCTGCTGGCAGGCGCCAGTTCACTGCTGGTAGGCTACGACAGCGGTGTGGTAGCCCAGTATTTTCAGGTGGCCAGCGACCGCGGCCGTGTCTATCAGGAGATCCGCGAGTTTAGCGGTTTGGGTAAGGTGGACACCATAGCCTCTGAGTTCTACCGCAAGAGCTTTGCCACTGTGAGCCCCGAGGGTGAACTGTCTTTGCTTTACACCACGAGTGAGCGCGAGCTGTTCGACAAGAAGTTCGATCTCAAAGCGCCGGGTGTTATGGGCTTCAGCCCCCGCTCCAATGCCTTGATCATTGAAGATGGCAGCAAGCTGCACCTGTACGCGGTTGATAACGACCATCCGGAAGTTTCCTGGAGCGCCCTGTGGAACAAGGTTTGGTATGAAGGTTACCCTGAGCCGCAGTTTGTCTGGCAGTCCACTTCCGGCTCGGATGATTTTGAAGCCAAGCTCAGCCTGATGCCGCTGGCATTCGGTACGCTCAAGGCGGCGTTCTATGCCATGCTGTTTGCCGTCCCTCTGGCGATTGCCGGCGCCATCTATACCGCCTATTTCATGTCGCCCAAGGTGCGCAGCATAGTCAAACCCACCATTGAAATCATGGAAGCCCTGCCGACAGTGATCCTCGGTTTCCTGGCCGGTCTCTGGCTGGCACCGCTGATTGAAGAGCATCTGCCCGGCATTCTGGCCTTGCTGTTGCTGTTGCCGATAAGCATAGTGACCAGTGCATATGCCTGGTCCAAGCTGCCGGGGCGCATCAAGGCGATACTGCCGGAAACCTATCAGGAACTGATGCTGATCCCGGTTATCTGTTTTGTCGGTTGGTTTTCTTTTGCCATCAGCCCGGCAATCGAAGTGGCCTTCTTCCACGGCGACACCCGCCAGTTCATCACCAATGAGCTGGGGATCACCTTCGATCAGCGTAACGCGCTGGTGGTGGGAATTGCCATGGGCTTTGCCGTCATTCCAACCATCTTCTCCATTGCCGAAGACGCCATCTTCTCTGTGCCGCGTCACCTGTCGAACGGCAGCCTGGCCTTGGGAGCGACCCCTTGGCAGACCCTGACCCGGGTAGTGCTGCTGACCGCAAGCCCGGGGATATTCTCGGCAGTCATGATGGGTCTTGGCCGCGCCGTGGGTGAAACCATGATTGTACTCATGGCCACGGGGAACACCGCCATCATGGAGTGGAGCGTGTTTGAAGGGATGCGGACCCTGGCGGCCAATATCGCGGTGGAAATGCCGGAGTCGGCCATCGGCAGCTCCCATTACCGGGTATTGTTCCTCGCAGCCTTTGTGCTCTTTATCTTTACCTTCCTGTTCAACACTGTGGCCGAAGTGGTGCGTCAGCGTCTGCGTGACCGCTACAGCTCACTGTAA
- the pstA gene encoding phosphate ABC transporter permease PstA produces the protein MGKWFKSGSPWIWMTGGAVSLSLIAVLGLLLLIAWRGLSYFWPADIYQWEMQDDKGQRYTLIGELYDREEVPTERLKSAGYHFNSEPGEFVTRYLVKTGNREFVGLDFRWILETDIVSRSTPEGLAMIERTKNGNFYGYPVAVIEKGQRLELGGDVQNSLEEHIERAVDLADQAMALQKQDIGAVNYELERLRLKERGYELDDALTPERKAELESKRQQLDQHYQGLEKQLFSLREQAGRDSVIVRDMRGEEVTLSLDSVLDVSYVNRMGFIDKVGHWFVGLGRFISDDPREANTEGGVFPAIFGTVFMVLLMAVIVTPFGVVAAIYLHEYAKKGPITKMIRIAVINLAGVPSIVYGVFGLGFFVYMLGGSLDQLFYPEALPSPTFGSPGVIWSALTLAILTLPVVIVSTEEGLSRIPSSVRQGSLALGATKAETLWRIIIPMASPAIMTGLILAVARAAGEVAPLMLVGVVKLAPTLPVDMNFPFVHLERKFMHLGFHIYDVGFQSPNVEAARPLVYATSFLLVSVIVALNLTAISVRNHLREKYRSLEH, from the coding sequence ATGGGTAAGTGGTTTAAATCAGGCTCTCCCTGGATCTGGATGACAGGGGGCGCCGTTAGCCTGAGTTTGATTGCGGTGTTGGGGCTATTGTTACTCATCGCCTGGCGTGGCCTGAGCTATTTCTGGCCCGCGGATATCTATCAGTGGGAGATGCAGGATGACAAAGGCCAGCGCTACACCCTGATAGGAGAGTTGTATGACAGAGAAGAAGTGCCGACCGAGCGGTTGAAATCCGCCGGTTATCACTTCAACTCAGAGCCGGGTGAGTTTGTAACCCGTTATCTGGTCAAGACGGGTAACCGTGAGTTTGTCGGCCTGGATTTCCGCTGGATTTTGGAGACAGATATTGTGTCGCGCTCCACCCCGGAAGGCTTGGCCATGATAGAGCGTACCAAGAACGGTAACTTCTACGGCTACCCTGTGGCCGTGATTGAGAAGGGCCAGCGGCTGGAACTCGGTGGCGATGTGCAGAACTCACTCGAGGAGCATATCGAGCGCGCAGTGGACCTGGCCGATCAGGCGATGGCACTGCAGAAGCAGGACATAGGCGCGGTTAACTATGAGCTGGAACGTCTGCGCCTCAAAGAACGTGGCTATGAGCTTGACGATGCCCTGACGCCCGAGCGTAAGGCCGAGCTTGAGTCCAAGCGTCAACAACTGGATCAGCATTATCAAGGGTTGGAAAAGCAGCTGTTCTCTCTGCGTGAGCAAGCCGGGCGCGACTCTGTGATAGTACGCGACATGCGTGGTGAAGAAGTGACCCTCAGCCTGGATTCGGTGCTCGATGTCAGCTATGTCAACCGCATGGGCTTTATCGACAAGGTTGGCCACTGGTTTGTTGGTCTGGGACGCTTTATCAGTGACGATCCCCGCGAAGCCAACACAGAGGGCGGGGTGTTCCCGGCGATTTTCGGCACAGTATTCATGGTGTTGCTTATGGCCGTGATAGTGACGCCATTCGGTGTGGTGGCCGCCATCTATCTGCACGAATACGCCAAGAAAGGGCCGATCACCAAGATGATACGTATCGCGGTGATCAACCTCGCCGGTGTGCCTTCGATTGTGTACGGGGTGTTTGGTCTGGGCTTCTTTGTCTACATGTTGGGGGGCTCGCTGGATCAGCTGTTCTATCCTGAGGCGTTGCCGTCGCCCACCTTTGGCTCTCCCGGGGTTATCTGGTCGGCACTGACTTTGGCGATTCTGACCCTGCCTGTGGTGATAGTTTCCACCGAGGAAGGCTTGTCACGTATTCCAAGCTCAGTGCGTCAGGGCAGCCTGGCACTGGGGGCCACCAAGGCCGAAACCCTGTGGCGGATTATTATCCCCATGGCCAGCCCGGCGATTATGACAGGGCTTATTCTGGCGGTTGCCCGCGCCGCCGGCGAAGTGGCACCCTTGATGCTGGTGGGGGTGGTCAAGTTGGCGCCTACCTTGCCTGTGGATATGAATTTCCCCTTCGTGCATCTTGAGCGTAAGTTCATGCACCTCGGGTTCCATATTTATGATGTCGGTTTCCAGAGCCCCAACGTAGAAGCTGCCAGGCCTTTGGTCTATGCCACCTCGTTCCTGCTGGTATCTGTGATCGTGGCACTCAACCTGACGGCTATCAGCGTGCGCAACCATCTGCGTGAAAAGTACCGCTCGCTTGAACACTAA
- the pstB gene encoding phosphate ABC transporter ATP-binding protein PstB, producing MISIDSSVMNTETLDLANLPAEETALEIRNLDLRYGDKQALFDVSMKIPKKKVTAFIGPSGCGKSTLLRCINRMNDLVDNCHIDGEILLHGQNIYDKKVDVAALRRNVGMVFQRPNPFPKSIYENVVYGLRLQGVSNRRELDEACERSLRGAAIWDEVKDRLHDNAFGLSGGQQQRLVIARAIAIEPEVLLLDEPTSALDPISTLTIEELITELKSKYTVVIVTHNMQQAARVSDQTAFMYMGELIEYSDTNTIFTTPKQSKTEDYITGRYG from the coding sequence ATGATTTCGATAGACTCATCGGTAATGAATACTGAGACGCTGGATCTGGCGAACCTGCCTGCCGAAGAGACGGCGCTGGAGATCCGTAACCTGGATTTGCGCTATGGTGACAAGCAGGCGCTGTTTGATGTTTCCATGAAGATCCCCAAGAAGAAGGTCACCGCCTTCATCGGCCCCAGTGGTTGCGGTAAGTCAACCTTGCTGCGCTGTATCAACCGGATGAACGATCTGGTGGATAACTGCCATATCGACGGGGAGATTTTGCTCCATGGCCAAAACATCTACGACAAGAAAGTCGATGTCGCGGCGCTGAGACGCAATGTGGGCATGGTGTTCCAGCGCCCCAATCCTTTCCCCAAGTCCATTTATGAGAATGTCGTCTATGGCCTGCGCCTGCAGGGCGTGAGTAACCGCCGTGAGCTGGATGAAGCCTGTGAGCGTTCACTGCGCGGCGCCGCCATCTGGGACGAGGTGAAAGACAGGCTGCATGACAACGCCTTCGGGTTGTCCGGTGGTCAGCAGCAGCGTCTGGTGATTGCCCGGGCGATAGCCATTGAGCCTGAAGTCTTGCTGCTCGATGAGCCGACTTCGGCACTGGATCCTATCTCGACCCTGACTATCGAAGAGCTGATCACAGAGCTCAAGTCCAAGTACACAGTGGTGATAGTGACGCACAACATGCAGCAGGCGGCCAGGGTGTCGGATCAGACTGCCTTTATGTATATGGGCGAGCTGATCGAGTACTCGGATACCAACACTATCTTTACCACGCCAAAACAGAGTAAGACCGAAGATTATATTACCGGCCGCTACGGTTGA
- the phoU gene encoding phosphate signaling complex protein PhoU, with protein MENKNLNKHISGQFNAELEDIRNRVLAMGGMVERQLEQALDALGSLDAELAQKVIEGDHKVNGMEVMIDEECTRIIAKRQPAASDLRLVIAISKTIADLERIGDACVRIAKAAQEKRSNNQQPLLVSIESMGRHATRMLHSTLDALARMDADSALELHKEDAKLDKEYEGIIRQLMTYMMEDPRSIPGVLDVLWAARAVERVGDRCKNICEYVIYYVKGKDVRHVSYEEMEKEL; from the coding sequence ATGGAAAACAAGAACCTGAATAAACATATCTCAGGCCAGTTCAATGCCGAGCTGGAAGATATCCGCAACCGGGTGCTGGCCATGGGTGGCATGGTGGAGCGGCAGTTGGAACAGGCGCTGGATGCCCTGGGCAGCCTGGATGCCGAGTTGGCGCAGAAGGTGATCGAGGGCGATCACAAGGTCAACGGCATGGAGGTGATGATAGATGAAGAGTGTACCCGTATCATTGCCAAGCGTCAGCCGGCGGCCAGTGACTTGCGTCTGGTGATAGCCATCTCCAAGACGATTGCCGATCTTGAGCGCATCGGCGATGCCTGTGTGCGTATCGCCAAGGCGGCACAGGAGAAGCGCAGCAATAATCAGCAGCCGCTGCTGGTCAGTATCGAGTCCATGGGGCGCCATGCCACCCGTATGTTGCACTCGACCCTGGATGCATTGGCGCGGATGGACGCCGACTCGGCGCTGGAGCTGCACAAGGAAGATGCCAAGCTGGACAAGGAATATGAAGGCATCATTCGCCAGTTGATGACTTACATGATGGAAGATCCCCGCTCTATCCCAGGTGTGCTGGATGTGCTCTGGGCTGCCCGCGCGGTTGAGCGGGTAGGGGACCGCTGCAAAAACATCTGTGAGTACGTGATTTACTACGTCAAGGGCAAAGATGTACGCCATGTCTCCTACGAGGAGATGGAAAAAGAGCTTTAA
- a CDS encoding VOC family protein, whose protein sequence is MRVTRLDHLVLTVRDIEQSVAFYQKLGMKRQTFADNRTALQFGDQKINLHQLGREYYPNAAKAQSGSADLCFITCGSLEDVMAHLSAVGIDIEEGPVARTGATGPIDSVYIRDPDGNLIELAEYRVD, encoded by the coding sequence ATGCGCGTAACCCGACTGGATCACCTGGTGTTGACCGTCCGCGACATAGAGCAGAGTGTTGCCTTCTACCAAAAACTGGGCATGAAACGCCAAACCTTTGCCGATAACAGAACGGCGCTGCAATTTGGCGATCAGAAAATCAACCTGCACCAGCTTGGCCGCGAATATTACCCCAATGCCGCCAAAGCCCAAAGTGGTTCGGCGGACTTGTGCTTTATCACCTGTGGTTCACTCGAGGATGTTATGGCGCATCTCAGTGCCGTGGGTATCGACATCGAAGAGGGCCCCGTCGCCCGTACCGGCGCCACCGGCCCGATAGACTCAGTCTATATTCGCGATCCTGACGGCAACCTGATCGAGCTGGCAGAATACCGCGTGGACTAG
- a CDS encoding DUF502 domain-containing protein, with protein MKQTLIRGLLNLLPMALSLWLFWSLFESLDSLGKLLFSLVGMDTVFTGAGFILVTALVFVAGLLFSVSPIVWLWSWIERQLMRFPLFKSVYGSIRDIASLMNRDGSKPKSQQTVLVRQANGGFVVGFIMTDKPPQPLLDALPEGDWVPVLFQLSYQMAGVTSLVKREDLIMVDWSFEEAMRFNLTAGISQTPKSGE; from the coding sequence ATGAAACAAACCCTGATCCGCGGCTTGCTTAATCTGCTGCCCATGGCGCTTAGTCTCTGGCTGTTCTGGTCCCTGTTTGAATCTCTCGACAGCCTGGGCAAGTTACTCTTCTCTCTGGTGGGCATGGACACTGTATTTACCGGAGCCGGTTTTATATTGGTCACAGCCTTGGTATTTGTTGCCGGTTTACTGTTTTCCGTCAGCCCCATCGTTTGGCTCTGGAGCTGGATTGAACGGCAGTTGATGCGCTTTCCCCTGTTCAAGTCTGTCTATGGCAGTATTCGCGATATTGCTTCTTTGATGAACCGAGATGGCAGTAAGCCCAAGTCGCAGCAAACAGTATTGGTGCGCCAGGCAAACGGCGGTTTTGTGGTCGGCTTTATTATGACGGACAAGCCGCCTCAACCGCTGCTCGATGCCTTGCCCGAAGGGGACTGGGTGCCTGTGCTGTTTCAACTCTCCTATCAGATGGCCGGGGTCACCAGCCTGGTCAAACGAGAGGACTTGATCATGGTGGATTGGTCATTCGAGGAGGCGATGCGCTTTAATCTGACCGCGGGTATTTCACAAACCCCCAAGAGCGGCGAGTAG
- a CDS encoding BCCT family transporter: MIKSSINPPVFFSSVICIAFMVLVCAVWPNEAQELFKSAQSWLELKAGWLYIMGVAIFLVFIIFVMVSRFGDIKLGPDHAEPDYSYKSWIAMLFSAGMGIGLMFFGVGEPVMHYLAPPDADPQTVEAAKEAMKITFFHWGIHAWAIYAVVALSLAYFSYRHKLPLLPRSALYPLIGERIYGPIGHCVDTFAVLGTMFGVATSLGFGVLQVNSGLNYLLGDSFPISSTVQVALIIGITLIATGSVFSGLDKGVKRLSELNLGLAFVLMMIVLLFGPTVALLQSFVQNTGSYLSELVSKTFNLYAYEQKNDWLGGWTLLYWGWWISWSPFVGTFIARVSRGRTIREFLVGILFVPSGFTFLWMTVFGNSAIDAIMNHGAEYLATAVSTDVSVALFTFFEHLPFSSLLSVIAVCLVVTFFVTSSDSGSLVIDNLTSGGDADAPVWQRIFWALMQGVVASVLLLAGGLQALQTAAIASAMPFLLVMLLICFGLFKALQDDWLKINSVQLHTTSVQYARTSVSWEDRIDVLVSHPSYEQARRFVDNVATPALSKVSQGFLSRGINADLQYDEDRVRLVIENEEVQTFVYGLRIRAFTLPVTHQTQAEAEDESQNNYFRVEVFLEHGGQYYDVMGYTEEQIQADVVTQYEKHLHYLHLSSAEYVEGP; encoded by the coding sequence TTGATTAAGTCGAGTATTAATCCTCCGGTGTTTTTTTCGTCAGTGATCTGTATCGCCTTCATGGTGTTGGTGTGTGCCGTCTGGCCGAATGAGGCGCAGGAGCTATTTAAGTCAGCTCAATCCTGGCTGGAGTTGAAGGCCGGCTGGCTCTACATCATGGGCGTGGCCATTTTTCTGGTATTCATCATCTTTGTGATGGTGAGTCGCTTCGGTGATATCAAGCTTGGGCCGGATCATGCCGAGCCGGATTACAGCTACAAGAGCTGGATTGCCATGCTGTTCTCTGCCGGTATGGGCATAGGCTTGATGTTCTTTGGGGTTGGTGAGCCTGTGATGCACTATCTGGCACCGCCGGACGCGGATCCCCAGACAGTTGAAGCCGCCAAAGAGGCGATGAAGATCACCTTCTTCCACTGGGGTATTCACGCTTGGGCCATCTATGCGGTAGTGGCCTTGAGTCTGGCCTATTTCAGCTATCGGCATAAGCTGCCACTGCTGCCAAGAAGTGCCCTCTATCCTCTGATTGGTGAACGTATTTATGGCCCCATAGGCCACTGCGTCGACACCTTTGCCGTGCTTGGCACCATGTTTGGTGTGGCTACCTCATTGGGCTTCGGGGTATTGCAGGTTAACTCGGGACTCAACTATCTGTTGGGTGATTCTTTCCCTATCAGCAGCACTGTACAGGTGGCACTGATCATAGGTATCACTCTTATCGCCACCGGCTCTGTGTTTTCCGGCCTGGATAAAGGGGTGAAGCGTTTAAGTGAGCTTAACCTCGGGCTGGCTTTTGTGCTGATGATGATAGTACTGCTGTTTGGTCCAACGGTTGCTCTGCTGCAGTCTTTCGTGCAAAACACCGGCAGCTATTTGAGTGAGCTGGTGAGCAAGACCTTTAACCTCTATGCCTACGAGCAGAAGAATGACTGGCTCGGTGGCTGGACTCTACTCTACTGGGGCTGGTGGATCTCCTGGTCACCTTTTGTCGGTACCTTTATCGCCCGGGTCTCCCGCGGCCGCACCATTCGTGAGTTCTTGGTGGGGATTTTGTTTGTTCCCAGTGGTTTCACCTTCCTGTGGATGACGGTTTTCGGTAACTCGGCGATAGATGCCATCATGAACCATGGCGCCGAATATCTGGCTACCGCGGTTTCTACCGATGTGTCAGTCGCTCTGTTTACCTTCTTCGAGCACTTGCCGTTTTCCAGTTTGCTGTCAGTCATCGCTGTGTGTCTGGTGGTGACCTTCTTTGTGACCTCGTCGGACTCAGGCTCTTTGGTGATCGATAACCTGACCTCAGGCGGCGATGCCGATGCGCCTGTATGGCAGCGGATCTTCTGGGCCCTGATGCAAGGTGTGGTTGCCTCTGTGCTGCTGCTCGCAGGTGGCTTGCAGGCGCTGCAAACGGCAGCGATTGCCAGTGCCATGCCGTTCTTGTTGGTGATGCTGCTTATCTGCTTTGGCCTGTTCAAGGCGTTGCAGGATGACTGGCTCAAGATCAACAGCGTGCAGCTGCATACCACCAGTGTGCAGTACGCCAGAACCAGCGTGTCCTGGGAAGACAGGATAGATGTGTTGGTGTCGCATCCCTCCTACGAGCAGGCGCGGCGCTTTGTCGACAACGTGGCGACACCGGCGCTGTCCAAGGTCTCTCAGGGCTTCTTGTCCCGCGGTATCAATGCCGATCTCCAGTACGATGAAGACAGGGTGAGGTTGGTCATCGAAAATGAAGAGGTGCAGACCTTTGTCTATGGCTTGCGGATCCGCGCCTTTACGCTGCCTGTGACCCATCAGACTCAGGCAGAAGCTGAGGATGAGTCACAAAATAACTACTTCCGGGTTGAAGTCTTCCTCGAACACGGCGGACAGTATTATGATGTGATGGGTTATACGGAAGAGCAGATCCAGGCAGATGTGGTGACTCAGTATGAGAAGCACCTGCATTATCTGCATCTGTCCAGCGCAGAATATGTAGAGGGCCCTTAA
- a CDS encoding YajD family HNH nuclease gives MAEQSKLDRVLAQAREYQASREKGYREQALKLYPWVCGRCAREFTHKNLRELTVHHRDHNHDNNPSDGSNWELLCLYCHDNEHSRFEELVQYGDTSEAKQAPATFNPFADLKARMAAKD, from the coding sequence ATGGCAGAACAGAGTAAATTGGATCGGGTGCTGGCGCAGGCCCGTGAGTATCAGGCAAGTCGTGAAAAAGGCTATCGGGAGCAGGCGCTCAAGCTTTATCCCTGGGTTTGTGGCCGCTGTGCCAGGGAGTTTACCCACAAGAACTTGCGTGAGTTGACTGTGCATCACAGAGATCACAATCACGACAACAACCCTTCAGACGGTTCCAACTGGGAGCTGTTGTGTCTCTACTGCCATGACAACGAGCACTCCAGGTTTGAAGAACTGGTGCAGTACGGCGACACCAGTGAAGCCAAACAGGCGCCGGCCACCTTTAATCCTTTTGCCGATCTCAAGGCGAGAATGGCGGCCAAAGATTGA